The following coding sequences lie in one Drosophila sulfurigaster albostrigata strain 15112-1811.04 chromosome 2R, ASM2355843v2, whole genome shotgun sequence genomic window:
- the LOC133837826 gene encoding uncharacterized protein LOC133837826 isoform X1 has translation MKAKLLSAVSILVFLDILHKCLGRAGELVEQPLIQLSHDDDLDDNYPEVKDEVHLEDFFWTGSGDGPPDYLKKVHTGISKGKDVIVKTETVVATVYVDGNNEIEIPICLDCQPDDGGGNWDLGAPGMPPLNYSSTDRRYWLLTVMSGFYTAKDNPMLEEKLARLYRLAFTRQQTRHLGINGAQQIAGVSVYTPRERRQPATPTTSTSRPATTTSWPSDDVEILDMDVDSEHQIKTVWREGERPEWESHWDESDESLSSSNTPPTTTTSTTTTGTSSESIDYSAYVTLIPWELIQQNGKSEKLQEMREALLSQQQQQEREQKREREQLQQTIYREERVRVVIHNITQISESDVQKWNNSAGNEVDASDAYSYVNLKFNERPVANQTEIIYTVLVNGRPVLATTAAKDMELVSEAEAVGTLGKAIYMKSEPYIREPTATALAPVPRSSQAGFFNSVKNNVALVVISSLAILLLMLLLVAILLLGRTRARQQELSEVNRTSSRNELLSEGQSMRPSSRGTLLDSAVGGSAGNGADQSTNRSRDVGVQNFSYERQPRISFPAPPAETHTHNARVRRDSISSTDNTSDSSVYCPINPPSADVQRILDDKAARLFDGHKRRRHQYDRAEGGHDDTIYASVVSEKKNDKSRHKSKRRYLNENRVGSLETSPVQGSLAQSNSSTEEGNSPATSRRSYENFQRNEAYNPHNNYHRNKLLQQQTVFTDKEFAEDDIVASPQAINKEVVRSRGVQPSEKSSDTASVGSFLSMASVRAFPKSTLPEPLNRVLDPVFVTYYDNVNAVAPQATAPQSSTRSLKSHKSLGSRESTIATIASFPSPKAPPPIRNVRSASHSDNPDPGIVGPIVWERHKKRLGSADNQEARSYADFSPSPMHDASAIRNHYEGLLEGAIQMYASQDDLPMPLPSRDFTNKRRTTKREHRGSSAGLPSYPPKAYNTADRPATAQPEKTPKSAQSTQPPSPTYSAWGSSMHGSHSPLVRPLSAGNFQQHDTILEISRGALASSTATTPGRERKASTAASAAPLIEAIQSELRKFKTQED, from the exons ATGATGACTTGGATGATAATTACCCGGAAGTTAAAGATGAGGTGCATTTGGAGGATTTCTTTTGGACAGGTTCGGGTGATGGCCCTCCCGACTATCTAAAGAAGGTGCACACGGGCATTAGCAAGGGCAAGGATGTGATAGTTAAGACCGAAACTGTCGTTGCCACCGTTTATGTAGATGGCAACAAT GAAATCGAGATACCAATTTGTCTAGACTGCCAGCCTGACGATGGTGGCGGTAATTGGGATTTAGGTGCGCCAGGAATGCCGCCTCTCAATTACTCCTCAACCGATCGGCGATATTGGCTTCTCACAGTCATGTCTGGTTTCTATACCGCCAAGGATAATCCCATGCTCGAAGAGAAGTTGGCACGACTCTATCGTTTAGCATTCACCAG ACAACAAACACGCCACCTGGGCATAAATGGGGCACAGCAAATTGCGGGCGTATCGGTATACACGCCACGAGAACGTCGCCAACCAGCCACGCCAACTACTTCCACATCCCGCCCAGCAACAACGACCTCTTGGCCAAGCGACGATGTCGAAATACTGGATATGGATGTGGATAGTGAGCACCAAATCAAAACAGTTTGGAGGGAAGGCGAAAGGCCCGAATGGGAGAGTCACTGGGACGAGTCGGACGAGTCGCTAAGTAGCTCCAATACACcgccgacaacaacaacatcgacaacaacaacaggcacgAGCAGCGAGTCCATAGACTATAGCGCATATGTTACGCTTATCCCCTGGGAACTTATACAACAGAATGGCAAGTCGGAGAAGTTGCAGGAAATGCGTGAAGCGTTGTTaagtcaacaacagcaacaggaacgGGAACAGAAACGGGAACGGGAACAACTTCAGCAAACAATCTATAGGGAGGAACGAGTACGAGTTGTCATACACAACATCACGCAAATCAGCGAGTCTGATGTGCAAAAGTGGAACAATTCCGCTGGTAACGAAGTCGATGCCAGCGACGCATACTCTTATGTTAACCTCAAATT CAACGAACGCCCAGTGGCCAATCAGACTGAAATCATCTACACGGTGCTCGTCAATGGACGTCCTGTTTTGGCCACCACGGCTGCCAAGGATATGGAGCTGGTTAGTGAAGCCGAGGCCGTTGGTACTTTGGGGAAGGCCATCTATATGAAATCAGAAC CATATATAAGGGAACCGACAGCAACGGCTTTGGCGCCGGTGCCACGTAGCAGTCAAGCTGGCTTCTTCAATTCTGTGAAAAATAATGTGGCTCTAGTGGTAATCAGTTCCTTGGCCATCTTATTGCTTATGCTGCTCTTGGTTGCAATTCTGCTACTGGGACGAACGCGTGCTCGTCAACAAGAGCTGAGTGAGGTCAACAG AACATCTTCACGCAATGAGCTACTGTCTGAGGGTCAATCAATGCGTCCTAGCTCACGAGGCACCTTACTCGACAGCGCTGTTGGTGGCTCCGCTGGCAATGGCGCTGATCAGAGCACCAATCGGTCTCGGGACGTGGGCGTGCAGAACTTCTCGTATGAGCGACAGCCACGCATCAGTTTCCCAGCTCCTCCGgctgaaacacacacacataatgcGCGAGTTCGTCGAGATTCCATTTCATCCACAGACAACACATCGGATTCCTCTGTTTACTGTCCCATCAATCCGCCCAGTGCCGATGTGCAGCGCATACTCGACGACAAGGCAGCCAGGCTCTTTGATGGTCATAAGCGACGGCGTCATCAGTACGATCGTGCTGAGGGCGGTCACGACGATACCATCTATGCTTCTGTGGTGTCTGAGAAGAAGAACGACAAGTCGCGGCATAAGTCGAAGCGTCGCTATCTTAATGAGAATCGCGTCGGTTCACTAGAGACTAGCCCAGTGCAGGGTTCTCTAGCACAGAGTAACTCCTCAACAGAGGAAGGCAATTCGCCGGCAACCAGTCGTCGCAGCTACGAAAACTTCCAGCGCAACGAGGCCTACAATCCGCACAATAACTATCATCGCAACAAGCtactgcagcagcagacagTCTTCACTGACAAAGAGTTCGCTGAGGACGATATTGTGGCATCACCTCAGGCCATCAACAAGGAAGTTGTGCGTTCGCGCGGTGTACAACCATCGGAGAAGAGTTCGGATACCGCCAGCGTGGGGTCATTTTTGTCGATGGCATCGGTGCGGGCCTTTCCCAAGAGTACATTGCCGGAGCCGTTGAATCGTGTACTCGACCCGGTCTTTGTCACCTACTACGATAACGTAAATGCTGTGGCACCGCAGGCAACAGCACCGCAGAGTTCGACGCGTTCGCTAAAGTCACACAAATCTCTGGGCAGTCGAGAGAGCACCATAGCAACGATAGCCAGCTTTCCCAGTCCCAAGGCGCCGCCACCCATACGGAATGTGCGTTCCGCTTCGCACAGCGATAATCCCGATCCGGGTATTGTGGGACCCATTGTCTGGGAGCGGCATAAGAAACGTTTGGGCAGCGCTGACAACCAGG AGGCCCGGAGCTATGCTGACTTTAGCCCCAGTCCCATGCACGATGCCTCAGCCATACGCAACCATTACGAGGGTCTGCTCGAGGGCGCCATCCAGATGTACGCCAGCCAGGACGATCTACCCATGCCATTGCCCTCGCGTGACTTTACCAACAAGCGACGCACCACAAAGCGCGAGCATCGCGGCTCCTCCGCCGGACTGCCCAG CTATCCTCCCAAGGCGTACAATACAGCTGATCGCCCGGCCACCGCACAGCCGGAGAAGACACCGAAGTCAGCGCAATCCACGCAACCGCCATCACCAACATACAGCGCCTGGGGCAGTAGCATGCACGGCTCGCACTCCCCGCTGGTGCGTCCGTTGAGTGCGGGCAACTTTCAGCAACATGACACCATCTTGGAGATCTCAAGAGGTGCCTTAGCCAGCTCGACGGCCACGACGCCAGGACGTGAACGAAAGGCGTCGacggcagcatcagcagcgccTCTGATTGAGGCCATTCAGAGTGAACTGCGCAAGTTTAAGACGCAGGAGGATTAA
- the LOC133837826 gene encoding uncharacterized protein LOC133837826 isoform X2 produces MKAKLLSAVSILVFLDILHKCLGRAGELVEQPLIQLSHDDDLDDNYPEVKDEVHLEDFFWTGSGDGPPDYLKKVHTGISKGKDVIVKTETVVATVYVDGNNEIEIPICLDCQPDDGGGNWDLGAPGMPPLNYSSTDRRYWLLTVMSGFYTAKDNPMLEEKLARLYRLAFTRQQTRHLGINGAQQIAGVSVYTPRERRQPATPTTSTSRPATTTSWPSDDVEILDMDVDSEHQIKTVWREGERPEWESHWDESDESLSSSNTPPTTTTSTTTTGTSSESIDYSAYVTLIPWELIQQNGKSEKLQEMREALLSQQQQQEREQKREREQLQQTIYREERVRVVIHNITQISESDVQKWNNSAGNEVDASDAYSYVNLKFNERPVANQTEIIYTVLVNGRPVLATTAAKDMELVSEAEAVGTLGKAIYMKSEQHLHAMSYCLRVNQCVLAHEAPYSTALLVAPLAMALIRAPIGLGTWACRTSRMSDSHASVSQLLRLKHTHIMREFVEIPFHPQTTHRIPLFTVPSIRPVPMCSAYSTTRQPGSLMVISDGVISTIVLRAVTTIPSMLLWCLRRRTTSRGISRSVAILMRIASVH; encoded by the exons ATGATGACTTGGATGATAATTACCCGGAAGTTAAAGATGAGGTGCATTTGGAGGATTTCTTTTGGACAGGTTCGGGTGATGGCCCTCCCGACTATCTAAAGAAGGTGCACACGGGCATTAGCAAGGGCAAGGATGTGATAGTTAAGACCGAAACTGTCGTTGCCACCGTTTATGTAGATGGCAACAAT GAAATCGAGATACCAATTTGTCTAGACTGCCAGCCTGACGATGGTGGCGGTAATTGGGATTTAGGTGCGCCAGGAATGCCGCCTCTCAATTACTCCTCAACCGATCGGCGATATTGGCTTCTCACAGTCATGTCTGGTTTCTATACCGCCAAGGATAATCCCATGCTCGAAGAGAAGTTGGCACGACTCTATCGTTTAGCATTCACCAG ACAACAAACACGCCACCTGGGCATAAATGGGGCACAGCAAATTGCGGGCGTATCGGTATACACGCCACGAGAACGTCGCCAACCAGCCACGCCAACTACTTCCACATCCCGCCCAGCAACAACGACCTCTTGGCCAAGCGACGATGTCGAAATACTGGATATGGATGTGGATAGTGAGCACCAAATCAAAACAGTTTGGAGGGAAGGCGAAAGGCCCGAATGGGAGAGTCACTGGGACGAGTCGGACGAGTCGCTAAGTAGCTCCAATACACcgccgacaacaacaacatcgacaacaacaacaggcacgAGCAGCGAGTCCATAGACTATAGCGCATATGTTACGCTTATCCCCTGGGAACTTATACAACAGAATGGCAAGTCGGAGAAGTTGCAGGAAATGCGTGAAGCGTTGTTaagtcaacaacagcaacaggaacgGGAACAGAAACGGGAACGGGAACAACTTCAGCAAACAATCTATAGGGAGGAACGAGTACGAGTTGTCATACACAACATCACGCAAATCAGCGAGTCTGATGTGCAAAAGTGGAACAATTCCGCTGGTAACGAAGTCGATGCCAGCGACGCATACTCTTATGTTAACCTCAAATT CAACGAACGCCCAGTGGCCAATCAGACTGAAATCATCTACACGGTGCTCGTCAATGGACGTCCTGTTTTGGCCACCACGGCTGCCAAGGATATGGAGCTGGTTAGTGAAGCCGAGGCCGTTGGTACTTTGGGGAAGGCCATCTATATGAAATCAGAAC AACATCTTCACGCAATGAGCTACTGTCTGAGGGTCAATCAATGCGTCCTAGCTCACGAGGCACCTTACTCGACAGCGCTGTTGGTGGCTCCGCTGGCAATGGCGCTGATCAGAGCACCAATCGGTCTCGGGACGTGGGCGTGCAGAACTTCTCGTATGAGCGACAGCCACGCATCAGTTTCCCAGCTCCTCCGgctgaaacacacacacataatgcGCGAGTTCGTCGAGATTCCATTTCATCCACAGACAACACATCGGATTCCTCTGTTTACTGTCCCATCAATCCGCCCAGTGCCGATGTGCAGCGCATACTCGACGACAAGGCAGCCAGGCTCTTTGATGGTCATAAGCGACGGCGTCATCAGTACGATCGTGCTGAGGGCGGTCACGACGATACCATCTATGCTTCTGTGGTGTCTGAGAAGAAGAACGACAAGTCGCGGCATAAGTCGAAGCGTCGCTATCTTAATGAGAATCGCGTCGGTTCACTAG